In the genome of Trichomycterus rosablanca isolate fTriRos1 chromosome 24, fTriRos1.hap1, whole genome shotgun sequence, one region contains:
- the LOC134301890 gene encoding transmembrane reductase CYB561D2 isoform X2 encodes MTLAFSFLMSEAILLFSPHSSPVSKLKHQTKSRLHWVLQASCACCAVVGLGAIFYNKRLNGKPHFSTWHGSIGVVAVFGVAVQSVGALPLLYHKLAKGWSLAKLKRYHAASGLVVYLMGSASLLLGACSAWYTGIVGGYAWYLTALCPTIAALVIMSQVTDAYMAKKRLQS; translated from the exons ATGACCCTGGCG TTCTCGTTTCTGATGAGCGAGGCGATCCTGCTCTTCTCTCCACACTCCTCGCCCGTGTCTAAACTGAAGCACCAGACCAAATCCCGTCTCCACTGGGTCCTGCAGGCCTCCTGCGCCTGCTGCGCCGTCGTCGGCCTCGGCGCCATCTTCTACAACAAGCGGCTGAACGGCAAGCCGCACTTCTCCACCTGGCACGGCTCGATCGGCGTCGTGGCGGTGTTCGGCGTGGCCGTGCAGTCGGTGGGGGCGCTGCCTCTGCTCTACCACAAGCTGGCTAAAGGCTGGTCGCTGGCCAAACTCAAACGCTACCACGCCGCCTCCGGACTCGTGGTGTACCTCATGGGGAGTGCCAGTCTGCTTCTGGGCGCCTGTTCCGCCTGGTACACGGGGATCGTCGGCGGTTACGCGTGGTACCTCACGGCGCTGTGCCCGACGATCGCCGCTCTCGTGATCATGAGTCAGGTCACCGATGCCTACATGGCCAAGAAACGGCTGCAGTCTTAA
- the LOC134301890 gene encoding transmembrane reductase CYB561D2 isoform X1 produces the protein MNMLQSESEGKMYKLMRTVFGVFTHFLCFGFTVFITVISQPGSSLFSWHPFLMTLAFSFLMSEAILLFSPHSSPVSKLKHQTKSRLHWVLQASCACCAVVGLGAIFYNKRLNGKPHFSTWHGSIGVVAVFGVAVQSVGALPLLYHKLAKGWSLAKLKRYHAASGLVVYLMGSASLLLGACSAWYTGIVGGYAWYLTALCPTIAALVIMSQVTDAYMAKKRLQS, from the exons ATGAACATGTTGCAGTCAGAGTCAGAAGGAAAGATGTATAAATTAATGCGGactgtgtttggtgtgtttaCACACTTCCTGTGTTTCGGATTTACTGTGTTTATAACGGTAATCTCTCAACCAGGATCCA GTTTGTTCTCGTGGCACCCGTTCCTGATGACCCTGGCG TTCTCGTTTCTGATGAGCGAGGCGATCCTGCTCTTCTCTCCACACTCCTCGCCCGTGTCTAAACTGAAGCACCAGACCAAATCCCGTCTCCACTGGGTCCTGCAGGCCTCCTGCGCCTGCTGCGCCGTCGTCGGCCTCGGCGCCATCTTCTACAACAAGCGGCTGAACGGCAAGCCGCACTTCTCCACCTGGCACGGCTCGATCGGCGTCGTGGCGGTGTTCGGCGTGGCCGTGCAGTCGGTGGGGGCGCTGCCTCTGCTCTACCACAAGCTGGCTAAAGGCTGGTCGCTGGCCAAACTCAAACGCTACCACGCCGCCTCCGGACTCGTGGTGTACCTCATGGGGAGTGCCAGTCTGCTTCTGGGCGCCTGTTCCGCCTGGTACACGGGGATCGTCGGCGGTTACGCGTGGTACCTCACGGCGCTGTGCCCGACGATCGCCGCTCTCGTGATCATGAGTCAGGTCACCGATGCCTACATGGCCAAGAAACGGCTGCAGTCTTAA